The genome window TCACCGGGGGGGGCTCAGCTCCTCGAAGGCTACGTCCGCGGAATCGAAGCCCAGACGCAGGCGTCTCCGTCGGAACTCGCTCAGGCGACCGCCCCCGCCCCGGGCGCCGCGCCCGGGGCAGCAATGCCCGCCCCCGCTGCGGCGCCGGCCTCGGCACCCCCTGCGGCTGGCTCGGCTCCGAATGCGGCCGCACCTCCACCACCGGCACAGGCCGGAGCGTCTCCTCCTGCGACCGTTCCCGTGGAAGGTCAGCGGCTGCAGGCTTCGGCTCCCCCGGCCAGTACCGACAAGCAGGCGGGGGCTTCGGGGACTCCCCTGTGGGACTCGACTCCCTGGTTCATCGCGGGAGCAGCAACGCTCCTCGTTCTGGCCGGCTTTGTGTTTCGGCGAGGCGCCCCGTGACCGACCGCATCGTCGACATCCTGTTCCAGATCTCCACGGGACTTCTCGCACCGACCCTGGTCGTGCTGCTGATCCTGATGGGGGGGATCCTGCTGCTCCTCGGCGGGATCACCCGCGAGTTCCTCGACCGCCGCGTGCATCTCCAGACCTGGCGGGCGTTCCTCGCGAGGGCCCGTTCGACCGGCGCGTGGGACGAGGGGTTCTATGACCTGCGGCTCGTCGGCTACCCCGCCCGGTTTCAGGCCCGCACGCGGGACGCGCGGCACAACCCGCTCGTGGCCCGCAAGTGTCTCGAGGACCTCGAGCTCGACATGGCGCGGCGGATGGCGTGGCTGACGTTTGCCATCCGGGTCGGCCCGATGCTGGGGCTCGTCGGCACGCTGGTCCCCCTCGGCCCGGCCCTGATGGGACTGGCCGCGGGTGACATCCAGTCGTTGTCGGGCAACCTCGTGATCGCCTTCACGACCACCGTCTTCGGAATCCTGGTCGGCGGGGGCGCGTTCACCGGCAACCTGATCCGCCGGGCCTGGTACGAACAGGACCTCAGCGACCTCGAGTACCTCGCCGACCTCCGCGAGCACGGCGCACGCCTCGGCAGCAACGGCGAAGGCCACCCGACCAGCCTCCCGCTCGGCCCCGCCTCCGTGGGAGCAGGCCCCCGTGCGGGCCACGAAGCCCCGCGGGCCGGAGGCCGTCATGCGTAACAAGCCGCGCCGCTGGGACTCGGGGGACGACGATCCGCTGGCGGGTCTCGTGAACCTGTTCGACGTCTGGATGGTGTTTTCGATCGCGCTCCTCATCGCCATGATCGGCGCCGCCCGCTCGCAGACCTCGGCAGCGTCGGGGCCAAAGCCCGATCCCGCCACAGCCGCGTCGCCGACGCTCGAGCAGTTGATCGACACGCAGCGGAAGTTGCCCTCCTACCGAGTCAGCGAAGACAAGCTCTCCGGCCAGGGCCAACGCCTCGGCACCGCCTACCGGCTTCAGTCCGGCGAAGTCGTCTACGTCCCGGATTGACGCCGCCGCCGCCATCCCACGTTGAAGCCGGAACCACGCCTCGGCGCTGTGCCGGGGCCGGCGCGAAATGGAAACGGTTTCTTCCTCTCCAGGTCGAACATCCGTGTTCGCCGCGAAGCGGGACCGACTTCCCGGCGTCACGCGCCCTCGAACCAGCCGATGGCGCGGCAGAGTTGGAACTGGGCGATGTTGTAGTCGATCACGGCGTTGAGGTACGTCTGGCGCGACGTCGCCAGAGCCTGGGACGCCTGCAGGACCTCGATCGGAAGTCCCTGGACGTTCTCGATCCGCTGCAGGTTGAGGGCGTAGGACTTCTCGGCCGCCTGAATCGCGGCGCGCGCCCGTTCGACGCTGCGCTCCCGCTGCGAGGCCTGGCTGTGCGCCTCGGAGACTTCACGGGCGATGCGGTCGAGGAGCGCGACCTGCCGCCATTGCGCCTGGCGGACGAGCGACGACGCTTCGTCGCGGGCCGCCCGCTCGCTGTAGCCGAGGTTGCGGATCTCCCAGTCGGCGACCGCATCGGCATCCAGACGGTCGTCGGTATTGCGAATTCAGATGCCCCGTGCAGCCTGACGAGAGTTGTTGGCAGGCAAAGCACCGCGGCTCCGGTGTTCACATAACAATTGCAAGAGTGCCAATGGACTGTCGTGCATGCGGTGATAAGATGAGAGGGAATTGCGAGTTCGGGGTCCCTTTCCATCGATCACCGTCGAATGTCCCGCGTCGTTGCCCTCCTGCTGATTCCGCTTTGCCTGATGGGGCAGCCGATGCCTCACGTGCACGCGGGGGCCGCCGGGAAGGGCGATCACGATGGCCGGAACCATCTCCACATGGGTCACGGTCGTGCGGGGCACGGTCACGCGGGTCACGGTCACCACCATTCGCACGGCGGCGGACACCGGCATCGACACGATCGCCCTCATCACCATCACGATGATGAGGCCCGGCTCCCGGGATGCTCGGAGCTTCCGGATCATGACGCTGACGCCGTGTTCCTCGGCGATCTCTCGCCTGGCGGCCCCTTGAAGCGCGTGGCTGTGCCGCAATGGGATCTGGCCGTCGACATGGCCTGGGCTCCGCTGGTGCCGGTCTTTGCGGTCGAGCGCCTTTGCTGCCGTTACATCGCCGATCCGCCTGATCCGTCGGGCGGGACGCCGATCTATCTCCAGACCGCTTCTCTGCGGATCTAACCGCGGGCTGTCGCCGTGCGATGTCATCGCACCCGCGCGACGTTCTTTTCGGTCGACAAGGCCGTTCCCTTCGCCGCTCGAGGCGAATGGGAGCGCTGGCCGCTTTCCACGACCACCTGCGCCCCTCATCGGACCGAACACCGGTCGGCGTTTCTCATGAACCGGCGGTGACACGCCGCCACTGAGATTTCGTTTGAGCGAAAGGCTCGCCATGAAACCCTCCAGAGTGCTCCTGTGGCTCGTCCTCCTGGGCGTCCCCATCGGCGCGGCCGTGGTCACGCGCCACACCTGGCTACCGCTCCTGCAGAAACGGACCCCTCCGCCTCACACGGCCGACGACGGCGAAAGGCCGAAGGAGAAGCCGCGGATCCTGGAGCTGAGTCCGCAGGCCCGTCAGAACCTCGGTCTCGTGGCGAGGCCGGCGAAGCTTCAGTCGTACTGGCGGACCGTCCAGATCCCCGGCGAGATCGCGGACCGCGCGGGGGTCTCGGACCGGGGCCTCGTCGAGGATGCGATCGTCGACGTCGAGAACATCTTCCGCCGCCTGAAGGAGAACAACGCGTCGCCGACGCCAAGGCCGGCGCTCCTCGTGGTCTACGAGGCGAGCCGCGAGATCCGCAGCGCCATCGTGTTCGGGACGACGCCCGGCAACGCCCGCAACATGCACTTTGACGGACGTCGAGTCGAGCTGCGGTTTGGCGAGATCGGATTCGCCCAGTGCCTCTGCCAGATCTTCTGTTCACACCAGCGATCGTATCGTCACTGGATGCTGCGCCACGTCCCGAATCGCACGAGTTCCGCACGCGCGGCCCACGCGGCATCAGGTGTTCGCCGGTCTCGACGCCCACAACGATGGAAAGCTGACGCTAGCTGAGTCACTGGGGATCCATCCTCCGGACAAGCAAGCCGGCCAGAGGCCGGCGTTTCGAAGGCTGGGCTGCGATGGGGACGGATTGCTGGCGCGCCGCGAGTGGACTGACGAGATCTCTGGAGAGCTCCCCGCCGACTGGGAGTTCCGCGTTCGGGACGACGATGGTGACGGAGACCTGGCGTTCGGAGAGTTCACGAGCGTCATTTAAGAGAAGTGGCGGAACCTCGAAGCCCGCAAGTTCCGACTGGCGGCTGGAACCGCGACGGTCGGATTTCGCTGGACGAGTTCCGCGGCCTGCCAGGGCGGGTTCCGCTCCCGGAACGCGCCGATTCCCGATCCGGTCCGGGACGAATTGGAGCAGTCTTGAAGGGACCGTTGGTCCACCTGGGAGTCAGCGCGGAGATGTCGACCGGCGCGGTGGGAAAAGTCCCGCCGAAAGATCTGGCCAGGAAATTCGCCTCCCTCCCCCGTGCGGCGTGGGATCGGGATGGAGACGGGAGGGTCTCCGCAGAGGATTGCCGCAAGTTCCTGGCGATTGCCTATGACATTCGCGACGAGCCGGGACGGTTGATCCGCCAAGACAATGGCCGGATCGTAAACTATCACGCCATCCAGGAGTGGGATCGGGACCAGAGCGGGACTCTGTCTCGTTCCGAGTTCGTCACGAACCACTGGAGTAAGAAGGAGAGCGAGTCGATCTTCGCAAAGGGAGATTCAGAGCCTATCCCAGAACCGTTTCGTGAATTGGCCCGCTCTGTGCATTTCGAGAGGTATCGACTCTCGAACGTGCATGGAGGTGCGCCCGTGGCTGTCAGTGACGCGTCAAAGTTTCACCAGATCTCCGATTCGCTCTGGGAACGGATCGAGCCCACGCTCCCGGTTTACAAACCGAATTGTCGAGGGGACGTCCACGTCTGCCTCTACGCCGTGTTGTGACAGGCATCCTGTACGTGCTGCGGACGGGTTGCCAATGGAAGGCAATGCCCCAGGAGTTCGGCTCCGGCAGCGCCATTCACGCCTACTTCCAGGAGTGGGTCAGGCGCGGCCTGTTCCGCAGACTGTGGCGGACCGCGCTTGAGGAATACGATGACCTGAAAGGGATCGACTGGGAGTGGCAGAGTCTGGATGGGGCGATGACCAAAGCGCCGCTCGGGGGGGAAAAAGACGGGGAAGAACCCCACAGATCGCGGGAAACTGGGGGTCAAACGCTCGGTGCTGACTGATGGCCGGGGTGTGCCGGTGGGAGTGGCCGTGGCCGGCGCCAACGTGCACGATCAGAAGTTGGTGGTCGAGACGTTCCAAAGCCTTCCCGTTCGCCGTCCCCCGGGACGACGTCGTCGTCAGCATCTGTGCGCGGACAAGGGCTACGACGCGCAGGCCATCCGCCAGACGGCGGCCCGTCGCGGATACGTCGTCCATATCCCTCGGAAGGGGACCGAGCCTCCGCGTCCTGTGCGGCGACGGGGTCGGGCGCGACGGTGGGTGGTGGAACGTCTGCACTCGTGGACGAACCGCGCCCGACGCCTGCTGACCCGGTGGGAAAAGACAGCGGTCAACTACCTCGCATTTCTCCACCTGCAGTTCGCCATCACCGCTTGGAGGACGGCCGGGGTTCTCGGATAGGCTCTTAGAGGTGAAAAGATCACTTGTGCAAGGGATCGCGGAGTGGCCGGCGGAGAGTTCGAGGGGGAGGCGAACAGGGGAGTCATACGTGACGTGGCCTCTGCCGTGAACAGGAGAATGTAGAGGAGTCGCAGCGGGCGAGAGGGGTACCAATGAACGCGGACTGTTCCGGTTGTTGCCATAAATGGTCCCCTGCGATGAGCCGGGGGTCACGTCTTCATAAAAATTCGAATTGGCTGAAGGCTCCACCTGCGGAACCCTGGGGATTGATACCACCGAGAAGTGCTCCTCGGAGTGACGGTCGTCGCAGGTCGAATACGACGGGTACTCACGTCAAGTAGTTCAAAACGACTGTTGGCAGGGCGGCCCTTGTCGCTCCCCGGTGCGGCCGGTGGCTGTCTCGTGTGATTCCATGCGCCAATTCATCGGTGGTGGGAGACTCAGGCCAGGTTATCTCTTCATCAGAGTCTCTCCGGCTTCCCTTGCAACACCAAAGGCGGGTCGTCACCATCCTGTCGTGGCCAGAGGGTGACTGGGCGAGGGGCCTCGAGACTAACGGGGCGTTAAAAGGGAAGGGGCCGCCATGAGGCAGTTCGTTCTGAACGTCTTCGCAATGGTGTCTAGATCGCATTTCTCGACCGCGACGACGCAGACGTCGATCCATCCGGAGAAGGCGAGGGGTCTCACTCCTTTCGGCCCTACAAAATGCGTGATGGGTGGCGCCGATGCTGAACTACGAGAGCGAGATGAAGCAGACGCCCTTCATTTTCAGTAGGTTCAGATGCGAGGAATCCTCTGTAAGTGCTCGTTCGTTTGGCCTCAGGCATTAACAAGTGTATAAATATGTGCGTCGGTGTGATAATTGGCCGATCGTATCAAATGATTTTGGAGTCATTGCATGCCAAAGCGAAGTGCGCTTTTTCTATACTCTTGGTCGCCTACGATTATGCCATCGATGTGCAGGTCGATCCTTGGCAATTCGCGGTGCAGGTTTCCGAACTTCGAAGTCTGGGATTGTCGTTAAGCGATCTCCGATGGTTGGTTTTGAAGGGATTCGCCATTCATGGTCAGGAATGCACACTTCCCGGCGATTCGACTCGCTCGTTTCGCATTCTGCCGTATGCCTCGCTCGTTTTCTCTGAAGGGATATGCGTGGCATTGAGTTCCCACGGTGCATCGGAACTGCGCAGGCATTGCGATGAATCAATGCGATCGGAGACTTCTTTCTCAGTATCAGATTCAGCTGCGGCCGCGCAGTCCGTGTTACAAACTCCCTCCGCCGCACCTCGGACGGTGCCGATCTGGAAGAAGGAGATCCGGGAGCTCTGGTACCGCGATCAATTGATCAAGCGTTTTCGCGTTCCTGCCGACTCTCAGGAGCGCATCCTGGATGCGTTTCAGGAAGATAAGTGGCCAGAGTGGATTGACGATCCGCTTCCACCGAAGAATGGGGCCGATTCGCGTCGGAGACTACGCGAGGCAATCAAGTCGCTGAACCGCAACCGAGCGGCCACGGCATTGAGATTCCATAGTAATGGAGATGGGATCCGAATTCATTGGGAATGCGAATAGCTTGCGTCCGAAGAGCCTTACGTTCTGATTGCCCAGGCGATTGGATCAATCGCCCCGGGAGTGCCCC of Planctomyces sp. SH-PL14 contains these proteins:
- a CDS encoding TolC family protein, with the protein product MRNTDDRLDADAVADWEIRNLGYSERAARDEASSLVRQAQWRQVALLDRIAREVSEAHSQASQRERSVERARAAIQAAEKSYALNLQRIENVQGLPIEVLQASQALATSRQTYLNAVIDYNIAQFQLCRAIGWFEGA
- a CDS encoding DUF2149 domain-containing protein, coding for MRNKPRRWDSGDDDPLAGLVNLFDVWMVFSIALLIAMIGAARSQTSAASGPKPDPATAASPTLEQLIDTQRKLPSYRVSEDKLSGQGQRLGTAYRLQSGEVVYVPD
- a CDS encoding MotA/TolQ/ExbB proton channel family protein, whose amino-acid sequence is MTDRIVDILFQISTGLLAPTLVVLLILMGGILLLLGGITREFLDRRVHLQTWRAFLARARSTGAWDEGFYDLRLVGYPARFQARTRDARHNPLVARKCLEDLELDMARRMAWLTFAIRVGPMLGLVGTLVPLGPALMGLAAGDIQSLSGNLVIAFTTTVFGILVGGGAFTGNLIRRAWYEQDLSDLEYLADLREHGARLGSNGEGHPTSLPLGPASVGAGPRAGHEAPRAGGRHA